CGTTCTGATTGTAGATATTGGGGGTGGCAGCACCGAGTTAATCCTCTGCCGTGATCGTAAAATCATCCATTGGACCAGTCTTCCCATCGGTACCGTAAACCTTACGGAAACCTATTTATCCACACCAATACCTGATCCTGAACAAATTATTAAGTTAGAAAGACTTTTAAAAGAACAGTTTGCAACGGTTCCTTGGTTAGAATCCACCCGAGGCATAGAGATTATTGGTGTAGGAGGGACTTTCCGTAACTTGGGACGGATTGATCGCAAACGTACACGATATAGTTTAAACCTATTGCACAACTATAGGATACATTCCGAACGGGTTAAGGAGATTTATAAGCAACTTCAAAGCATATCTGTTGAGGAACGTAAGGGGATTCCGGGCTTATCAAAAGAAAGGGCCGACATTATTGTTGGTGGCTTAGCCATTATTTCTAAACTAATTGAGCATATTGGAGGACCCGGTGTTCGTATTAGTGGATTAGGTCTACGTGAAGGGGTCTTTTATGATTATTTGTTTAAGGATTGGCCGGAGCCAATTGTTAATAATGTAACTGAGCATAGTGTACAAAACTTTATGGACTTATACCAGGTTAGAAGGTACCATGCAGAACATGTTGCCAAACTATCCCTTTCATTGTTTGATCAATTGAAGCCATTGCATGGTTATGGGTTGTGGGAGAGAAAAATACTTCGCATAGCTGCGCTGCTTCACGACGTCGGGAATACAGTAAGCTACTACAATCACCATAAACATACCATGTATGTGCTATTAAACTCGAGACTTAATGGATTGTCCCACCGAGAACTGGTTTTGGTATCCCTAATTGCTGCCAGCCACGGCAAGGTAGATCTGAAATTTAAACTTCAACAGCACTCTGATGTATTATTTCCGCAGGATGGAATCCTCGTTCGCAGATTAGGGGTGCTGGTTCGCATGGCAGAAAATTTGGATAGAACAGAAGCGGGAGTCATTGAAGATGTCATTTGCACCATTAAAGAAAAAGAGGTGCAAATTGATTGTGTAACTGCGGAAAATGCAGACTTAGAGATTCGAGAACTTTATAAGAAAGTAACGAACTTTAATAAGGTTTTTGGAAGAAAATTTAAATTTCCCAAAGAAGAGATTTAATTTTAGAAAAGATATAGAAAGGAAGTCCTCCGAATAGGATAGTGGTATAACAGAGGTAAATACCATAAGTAACTGCCCATGAGTTAAATTGCAGTATATGAACGGTAGTAATGGACTATGGGCATATTTAAATTTGCTGCTGCAGAACGCTGGGTTAATCTCGAAAAACAGAGAGGAGTGGGTGCCACTACATGTGGCTGGTTCTTGGATTATTCTTGAGCCTGATATTGTGTCTAAAGATAGTACTAACAGAAGTTAAGAAAAATTAACTGGTTTTTATATTGCGGTTTATACCGCATTTTTTATTGGCGTATCAGATATCTTATAACGTTATCAAAGAATAAAGATTAGTTTTAAGTAAAAGGAAGGATTTATATGAAGTTTACAGTGGCAAGTTTTAATGTTAACTCAATCCGTAGCCGTAAGGAATTACTTTTGGAATGGCTTTTAACAAATTGTCCGGATGTTATTTGCTTGCAAGAAACGAAGGTAAGGGATATAGATTTTCCGGAGGATTTTTTTAAGGAGAAAGGTTTTCATGCCATATATAAAGGCCAAAAATCCTATAATGGTGTGGCAATCTTAAGCCCACATCCAATAACCCCTTTAAACAGTGATCTGGGGGATGTTGCAGAACCAGGGGAAGCAAGGCTTCTTGCAGCCTCGGTTAAAGGAATTCCGATCATTAACACCTATATTCCCCAGGGACAAGCAGTAAACAGCCCCAAATTTTCTTATAAACTATCTTGGATTAAGTCCATGAGAGACTACTTTAACACAAATTATTTATCAACTTTACCACTTCTTTGGATGGGTGATTTTAATGTAGCACCGGAGCCTAAAGATGTTCATGACCCAAAAAGGTTGTATGGTAAAGTGGGTTTTCATCCAGAGGAACATCTGGCCTTACAATATGTAAAGGAATGGGGATTTCAGGATGTGTTTCGTATGCATGAACCGGAGGCAGGTCATTTTACCTTTTGGGACTACAGAATACCTAAAGGGGTCGAACGGAATTTAGGCTGGCGTATTGATCATATTTGGGCCACAGAGTCCCTAGCAAAGCGATCCACCAGAGCTTGGATTGATATGGAACCAAGACGCCGGGAAAAACCTTCCGACCATACCTTGATTCTAGCAGAATTTGAACTGTCAGGGGAAAGCATCTAAGTTTGACTTTTGTATTAACCCCAATGATAATCCTTCTTGTTAAAATAATTTATACTAAAGGAAGGAAAAAAATACATTTTGTCGAATCGAAATAACAAATAGGTATAAATTACCAAAATATTTGTATCTGTCAATAAAACTTAACAAACAGGGCAAACCTGGTGAAAGTCAGGGACGCAAAGCCATGGGTCTAAAGCGAATGCCAGGACGGCTAGGCTACTAAAATACACCAAATTATTTTATGGTGTATTTTTTTTATTATTAATTTTTGCCAGACAAAATGAAGGATTAAAATTAAGGGGAGGATATCTTGCATGTCTATGGTTCCGAGTTCCAGAATTAAACCATCGGGAAGTCTTAAATTTCAAGTGAGTGTGTTTATTGCTATTTTGCTGATTGTTTGTGTAATGGCAGTTTCATGGTTGTCCATTAGTAAAATGGAGAAGGCCATCAACCAAAAGGTGAAAGAAGGAGAGATGGTTGCAAGCCTTATTATCCGTGAGGAAATTCAACATTTTCTAGATTCCAAGGGGGAAATAGTTAAGAACTTAAGTTTAGCCCAGGAATTTCAAAGTCAAGATAAAAAACAAATTCTAAAACTGTTATTAAGTGCACAAAACCAGAGTGAGTTTCAAAATATTTATTTTGTTACAGGTTCAGGTGAAATTACCATTGCCCCTGTAAAACAACTACCCAAAGATTTTGATCCAAGGCAAAGGGTTTGGTACCAGGAAGCTGTAAAGAAAGGAACCATGGTTTGTACCGACCCTTATATTGATCAAGCAACAGGCAAGCCATGTATGACTGTAGCCTTAGCCGTTAAAGATTCAGAGGGACGCTTTGTAGGGGTTCTGGGCGCAGATATAAAGCTGGAAACAATAAGTTCTCTGGCGGTGAAATACAAGTTTGGTGAAGAAGGTTATTTCTATGTTTGTGACAAACAAGGTAAAGTCATCGGCCACCCAGATGCCAAAGCCATCAATGGGGATATTATGAATAGAGCGTATGTGAAAGCTGCATTAGCCGGGAAAAGCGGATTTGATACCTATGCAGATAATGGTGTTAAAAAACTTGTATATTATTCAGAAATTCCAAAGACCGGGTGGGGATTGTTTGTCCAGCAGCCGGAACAGGAAGCCTATGCAGAGCTTTATCGTGCTAGAAATATGATTATTATCATAACTCTTCTTATTCTGGCCAGTGCACTGGTGATTTCCCTATACTTCACGGGAAAAATGGTTAATGTTATTAAGATGGTAGGAGAGGGAGCTAGGGCCATTGCCCAGGGAAATTTAACTTACAGTCTGACTATTGCCAGAAAGGATGAGTTGGGTATACTGTCAGATTCCATCAATGAAATGACGAACCATTTAAAAACAATTATAGGTGGAGTAAAAGATTCTACCAATAGGGTGACCGGAGCATGCAACAGTATGGCCGTAAGCATGGAACAAATCCATGAAGCCAGCGACAAAAATGCCAGTGATATCAGCAATGTTGCGGCTACCACAGAACAAATTACCGCCAGTGCGGAAAATATCAACGAAATGGTTGGCTCAGTGTCCCTTAGTGCTCAGCACGGTCAGGAAGAAATTGGTGAAGTCATTGGAGCAATGGAAGGTATAAAGTCATCAACCAATGAGATTTCCCGGGCTATTTCCGAAGTTGAGAATCAGTCTAAGAAAATCCAACATATTACAACTATCATTACACAAATCGCAGAGCAAACCAATTTATTAGCTTTGAACGCAGCCATTGAAGCTGCTAGGGCCGGTGAACATGGGAAAGGATTTACAGTGGTGGCGGATGAGGTTCGAAAACTGGCTGAACAAACCAGTGCTGCCACCAGGGAAATCCATGGGGTAATTGAGAATGTTTATGCCAGTGTTCGGGATTCCGTAGACAAAATGCTGACAGGAAATGAAATGGTAGAAATGGGCAGTCAAAGGGTTCAAGAAGCAGGAGAGGTATTTAAAACCATTACAATTAACATTGAGGAACTTGTGGAAAAGATGGCACAGATAACCCGGGCCACCATTACTATGTCTGCCAGTATCCAGAATGTGGCGGCGGCTTCACAGGAGCAGGCTGCTATTATTGAAGAGGAGAATAAAATGGTAGAAGATTTACGACAGTCAGCCATTGTACTAGATAATATGGTCCAAAAATTTGTAGTGTAAAAATACAAGCTAATAGGCAGATATGAACCTCCCAAAAGTAAATAGTATTGTTAAAATCTACTTAGGGAGGTTCCCCGATAACATTAAATTAAAAATTGATTAAGTTTTTATGTTGACTTTTGTTTTTGCTTTCGCTATAATAACATTTGTCGACAGGGCAAGTTGCTCTGGTGAAAAATATGATAATCGGGGCGTAGCTCAGTTTGGGAGAGCGCTACCTTGGGGTGGTAGAGGTCGCAGGTTCAACTCCTGTCGCTCCGACCAGTTGGTACACGGGGGCTGAGAGCGGTTCCCGTTGGGCAGCAAAAAAGGGCCAATGCCCAACAAATGCCTAACAAAATTTTTAAAAGGAAACCCGCCTTACTCGGAAGTTTGGCGGGTTTCTTCTTTTTTGTTTTGGTTGTCATACATCTGCCTGATGTTGTTGTCTATCTCATGCTGCCTGTCCAGGCCCAGGTGCTGGTATATCGTCTTTAGAACTCGTATGTCGTGTCCTAGCCTTTGGGCGGCATATTGGTCCGGTATTCCCCTGGCGTATAGCCAGCTGGCGTGGTAGTGCCGCAGGTCGTGAAATCTTATTTCTGGCAGCTTTTTATTTCGCACGAATGCTGCCCAATAGCTCGAGTAACTGTCCGGGCGCATGTTAAATATCTGGTGATCTGAGTTATTGCTTATCTCTACGATGTTGGTCGGCTCCTGGTCCTTCTTTTTTCTTTTCCGCTTTTTAGGCTTTCGCATATCCTCAAGCAGCCCCATTAAGTATTCCGGCACAATTACTTCGCGGAGTCCGTTTTCGCTTTTGGGCCGTTTATCCTCGTATAAATTATCCTCATTTATACTCTTTGCTTCATCAACTCTGAGAGTGCCATTATTCCAATCGATATCATTCCAGCGCAAAGCAAAAATTTCACCTCGGCGCAATCCGCACCAAGCTGCTAAAAGCACTATGGGTTCGTCCCTGGTACCCCTAACTGCATTGTGGATGGTTTCCATCTCTTTATCGTTGGGGACCCTGGGCGTATACTTTTCCTCTTTCGGCAGCTTGATGTCCTTGGCCGGGCTTTTTTGCTTCATTACATCTGCAAGGGAAGTTTTAAGCACTGATGTCATGCGGCGCACACTGGCCTGAGAAACTGTTTTACTTTTCTCGGCCATGAATCTCTTAATGTGGATCTCATTTAACTGTTTTAGCTTCAAATTTCCGAAATAAGGGGTATAATGGTTCTTAATATAACTTTTGTATGTGGCCCTGGTGGACGGCGAGAGCGTTTTAGTTTCCATCCACTTCTCAATCCAGGCTACGACCCTGGTATTGTCGAGGTGGACGAAGCGCCCTTCTTCTATCTCTTGTTCGATCTCCCGGGCCTTACTCTTTGCTTCTTTTAGCGAGTCACAGGTAACGTATTTGAACAGCTGCTTTCCGTTTGAATCCCGGCCTACATAAATGGTAGCCTGCCATGTTCCATTTGGTCGCTTTTTAAAGCTAGCCAATTACTTCAACTCCTTTTTAGCCATCTCTATGGCCCTGGCTGCTCTCTTGACCTCCTTCAAATATTGTCCAGTAACGTATCTACGAATCTGTTTACCATTCTCATCTCTGCCCATGTAAATAGTTGCTTGCCACTTACCGTTTGGCCTTCTTGCAATACTAGCCACTCTTATCTCACCTCCGATTTAAAAAATATCGCTTTCCCTATTATTGAGATTTGCTTCATGTCCTTTTTTGAGAATACCTTATCCGGGTAATTGGGATTTTCAGCCCTGAGAATAACGCTCCCGTTTAACGCATAAATCCGCTTTAAGGTTGCTTCCTCGTTATCGATTATTACTGCAGCAATTTCCCCGTTTTCTACCTGCGGCTGTTTCCTTATGTAGACGATATCGCCGTCCAAAATGCGAGCGCCTATCATGCTATCTCCCTTAACCCTTAAGCAGAAATCAATACTCACGTTATCAGGAATGTATTCATAGCCGTCTATGTTTTCCTGGGCAAGGATTGGGATGCCGGCTGCAATGGCTCCTATAATGGGTATTTTCTTGGAGGGCATAGTTTTTTCAACGTATTTACTGGCGCCTTCCGTTCCGGTTAACCATGCCGGGTTAACGCCGTACTTTTCTGCTATCTTTTCAATCGTCGGTATTTTTGGCGCAATGTCACCAGTGGTGTATCTGGATATCGTTGCATTGCTTAAGTGCAAATGTTCACCCAGGCTGTAAGTCGTGTCGTTGTTATCCACCATAAGCTCTAGCAGCCGCTTACTAAATAAGCCTTTATCAAAGTACCTTCCCATGCAATAACCCCCTTATTTCATTTTGTTATTATATATTGGAATGTTAATAAATGCAATAATACCGTTTAGAAATTCTTAAATTTTATTGCAAAACGTATTGACAAGTTTCGCCATAGGATTTAAAATGTGTCAAACGGTGTTGCAAAACGCATTAAAAGAAACGGGGGTGAAACTATGGCGAAGAAAAAAAGGAAGTATCCAGAATTAACCGCTTTGAAGGGTAAAATTAGGGAAATGGGGACTACCTATAGAAAAATTGCTGAAGAAATGGGCATCGGGGTTAATACTCTATCAGATAAGATAAATGGTTTTTACGCTATCAGTGGTCCTGAAATGGAACAGATTGCTACCATCCTTGATATTAATCCAAAAGACGTAGCCTATTTTTTTATGCCCTCGTATTGCAAAACGCAACAGAGAAGCGCTTAATTAATCAGTTAGTTGTCGAAGGAGTGATTTATTCATGACGCTTTCCGACAAATTGCATCAAGAACAGAAAAAGCTCTGCAGCATGGACATAAACGACCCAGGTATCCTGGCGCAGAGCCAGGTCGTGGATGAGCTTATCGTTGAGTATCAAAGGGAGGTGATGCTTTGCGGCAATGGACAGGCCGTCGTTGGCGATGGAATCCAAGGAAGTGCATCCCGCTGGTGCTCCTGGGCTGGCTGGCTGGTGGGGTGGTATGCGGTGTTATCTGGCTCTATTTACTAAGCTGGTTTATATCTTAGGGAAAAAGAAAAGCGGCTTTTAAAGCCGCAGAGAAAATTACTCAACTCAATTTTATATCAAGGAGGTAACTTTGTGAATAAAAAATTAATAGAGGGAGGTGAGATAAAAAATGCCTGAGAAAATTAACGTTCTTGAATTAGCCCACGGTGCTATCGCTGAGCAGATTTCAAATGAATTGGGTAAAGTGCTAGAAAATCTAATGGACCCCAATACTGATGTTAAAACCAAACGTAAGCTAGTAGTCACACTGGAGTTTAAGCCTGATGAAAACAGGGACGTAGTGGATTGCACGGCGCAAGCTAAGGCTACACTGGCTCCCGTTAAGCCCATTACAACCAGGCTTCTTATGGACACTGACCATATGGGCCGTCCTGTTGCAGCAGAGCTTAACCGGGAGAAAGGCAGCGCCCTGGCGGAGGAAATCGAAACCGAGCTTAAGCTCGTAAAAAGCGCAGGTTAAATAATTAGTTGAGGAGTGAAATGGTTTGTTAACTGAAGAAGGTCTTAAATTCTTAATGCAACTCAAAGACATAGAAATTGTCGACCACGACGGGCTGCAGTATTCATCAAGAGCGCTTCACTTAATCCCTGAAGCATCGCCGGTAGCTTTCGCCACAAAATCTTTAGCCGGCATCGTAGAGCTGATTAATAAGGAGCATGAGCACAAGCGCCTTAACGACCTTATTATCCACATCGTTGATCCCATTCGCGTTGATGTTTACTCAATGCTGCGTGAGGACCTTGGAAGGTTCCACCTGTATTCTGCTATTGCGGAATTGCCGGGCCAGAACTTTGGTAACTACATGAACCTGGAAACGGCCATTATTCGCCTAAAATCAACTTTTGTCCAGACTGATGCCAGGGACAAGCTCATCCAGGTGCTCGGGAACATAAAAGAGGATGCTGTTAAGACCAGCAGCGACGATGGAATTTCTCAAACGGTCACGGCCAAGACCGGCATCGCTACCGTTGGTAACGTCAAAATCGAACCTATCATTAAGCTGGCACCGTATCGTACTTTCATTGAGGTTGAACAACCGGAGGGAGAATTCCTCCTGCGGCTAAGGAACGGCCCGGAAGCGGCTTTATTCGAAGCAGACGGCGGAGCTTGGAAAATGCAGGCCCGCAAGAATATTAAGGAATACTTTATGGACAAGCTTGATGATCTCGTTATGCTCGGTAAGGTCATTATTACCGAGTAGAAAAAACCGCCCCGGTTATTCACTTAGCCGGGGCCACAAAAACAAAAACTCAATTTTAGTATAAAGAAAACGGAGGAACCTGTAAATGGAAATTAACATTAACCTTAACATCAACGCTCCTGAGATATGCTCAACTATTCGCGAGGTTGCACCTTTGCTACTGGCAGCACGTACCACTAACGTCGTAAACGCGGCCACCAGCGCTGCTGAAAATAGCAAATCGAATTTTAGCTTCAAGCTTCCTGCCGATCAAAAAGAAAACACCACTCCCGATAAGGCTGAAGTTAAAGCTGCACCTGAGAAGGAAAAACCGGCAAAAGCCAACGATAAGGCCAAGCAGCAAAAAGAACAAAAGCAGGAACCCGAGCCTGCGCCGGAGCCGGAGCCAGAGAAAACCACCGAAGAACCTGCATCGGAGAATGTTAACGATACTCAGCCCGAGTACACAATGGAACAGGTTAGGGCCAAGTTAATGGCGCTAGCTCAGGACGGCAAGCAGGCCCAGGTTAAAAAGATTATTACCGATTGCGGGGCTAAGAAGCTTACCGATATCCCTGCGGACAAATACGCTGAAGTGATGGCCGCTGCGGAGGCTCTATAATGACCGCCCATGCTTTTTTATCGGCTTCTGGTTCTAAGCGCTGGATGGAGTGTCCACCCAGCGCTATGCTGGAAAAACAATTCAAGGATGTACAGAGCGCCTATGCTGCAGAAGGTTCATTCGCTCACTCTTTAGCAGAGCTGCACCTTAACCTTTACCTTGAGAATATCTCCAAGCACAAATTTAACAGCGAGTGGAATAAGCTGCAGCAGAATGAATTCTTCTCTCAAGAAATGATCGACTATGTGGATGTTTACGTCGGGTTTGCGATTGAACGCATCAATGCTGCCCGGGCCAGAACCAAAGACGCGGTTATCCAAATAGAGCAGCGGCTTGATTATAGCCCCTGGGTACCAAATGGCTTCGGCACCGGTGACTTAATAACCATAGCCGATGAGATTATGGAAATAGCCGATTTGAAATACGGAAAAGGCGTTCCTGTTAGCGCTCTTGACAATCCGCAAATGAAATTGTATGCCCTGGGCGCGATTAATCAATTTAACCTACTTTATGACTTTCAAATTGTGCGCATGACAATCGTGCAGCCCCGGCTGGATAGCATATCAATCGCAGAGTTATCGGTTAAGGAGCTTTTAGATTGGGCTGAAAATACGGTTAAACCGCTAGCCGCTATGGCTATCAAGGGTGAAGGTGAATTCAAAGCCGGCAACCACTGTCAGTTTTGTAAAGCTAGATTTACCTGCCGGGCCAGGGCCGACAAGAACCTAGAGCTTGCAAAATTGGACTTCCAGGACCCGCCGCTATTAACCATTGATGAGATTGCCGAGGTGCTGGCAAAGGCGGAAGAGCTGCAAAAGTGGGCCAAAGATGTAAGCGATTACGCTCTTGACCAGGCTGTGAACCACGATGTTAAATTTCCGGGTTGGAAACTGGTTGAGGGCAGGAGTAAACGAGTTTACAGCGACGAGAAGGAAGTTGCAAATGTTCTTTTGGCTGCTAATTATGCAGAGGACATTATCTACAAACCTAAAGAGCTTGTTGGCATCACTGCAATGGAGAAAGCTCTGGGCAAGAAGAAGTTTGGCATACTGCTTGACGGGTTAATCATTAAACCAGCTGGTAAGCCGGTCCTGGTTCCTGAGAGTGATAAAAGGCCGGAGATATGCTCAACCGATTCGGCCAAAGCTGATTTTGCTGAACAAATCAGAAGCAATCGTTCAGCGCAAAATTGAAAGGCTTGGGGCTAAAGAGAGCGTTATAAAAAGCGAACCCAATAAACCAGCTAAATCAGATGATGATATCATTTTGCCTTTCTAAAAATAAATAAACGGGGGATTACAAATATGGCTGAAAACCAAAAAACCAAAGTAGTAACCGGCAAAGTCCGGCTAAGTTACGCAAATGTATGGGAACCCAGGGCCGCTGAAGAAGGCCAGGACCCTAAGTATTCACTCTGTATTTTAATTCCCAAGTCTGATACCGCTACCCTTCGTAAAGTTAAAGCTGCTATTGATGCAGCTAAAGAAGCAGGTAAAAGCTTATGGGGTG
This genomic interval from Desulforamulus reducens MI-1 contains the following:
- a CDS encoding Ppx/GppA phosphatase family protein; the encoded protein is MSRNIGIIDLGSNSIRLILMKIGNNDSYKLLDEIKETARIGENMGPERVIKKPARDRAIQTIRLFQKFCRANQVDSIYGVATAAIRNAVNGNEALETIMRETGVSFRILSDSEETRYVYLGVVNSLEFNDVLIVDIGGGSTELILCRDRKIIHWTSLPIGTVNLTETYLSTPIPDPEQIIKLERLLKEQFATVPWLESTRGIEIIGVGGTFRNLGRIDRKRTRYSLNLLHNYRIHSERVKEIYKQLQSISVEERKGIPGLSKERADIIVGGLAIISKLIEHIGGPGVRISGLGLREGVFYDYLFKDWPEPIVNNVTEHSVQNFMDLYQVRRYHAEHVAKLSLSLFDQLKPLHGYGLWERKILRIAALLHDVGNTVSYYNHHKHTMYVLLNSRLNGLSHRELVLVSLIAASHGKVDLKFKLQQHSDVLFPQDGILVRRLGVLVRMAENLDRTEAGVIEDVICTIKEKEVQIDCVTAENADLEIRELYKKVTNFNKVFGRKFKFPKEEI
- the xth gene encoding exodeoxyribonuclease III, with amino-acid sequence MKFTVASFNVNSIRSRKELLLEWLLTNCPDVICLQETKVRDIDFPEDFFKEKGFHAIYKGQKSYNGVAILSPHPITPLNSDLGDVAEPGEARLLAASVKGIPIINTYIPQGQAVNSPKFSYKLSWIKSMRDYFNTNYLSTLPLLWMGDFNVAPEPKDVHDPKRLYGKVGFHPEEHLALQYVKEWGFQDVFRMHEPEAGHFTFWDYRIPKGVERNLGWRIDHIWATESLAKRSTRAWIDMEPRRREKPSDHTLILAEFELSGESI
- a CDS encoding methyl-accepting chemotaxis protein — protein: MSMVPSSRIKPSGSLKFQVSVFIAILLIVCVMAVSWLSISKMEKAINQKVKEGEMVASLIIREEIQHFLDSKGEIVKNLSLAQEFQSQDKKQILKLLLSAQNQSEFQNIYFVTGSGEITIAPVKQLPKDFDPRQRVWYQEAVKKGTMVCTDPYIDQATGKPCMTVALAVKDSEGRFVGVLGADIKLETISSLAVKYKFGEEGYFYVCDKQGKVIGHPDAKAINGDIMNRAYVKAALAGKSGFDTYADNGVKKLVYYSEIPKTGWGLFVQQPEQEAYAELYRARNMIIIITLLILASALVISLYFTGKMVNVIKMVGEGARAIAQGNLTYSLTIARKDELGILSDSINEMTNHLKTIIGGVKDSTNRVTGACNSMAVSMEQIHEASDKNASDISNVAATTEQITASAENINEMVGSVSLSAQHGQEEIGEVIGAMEGIKSSTNEISRAISEVENQSKKIQHITTIITQIAEQTNLLALNAAIEAARAGEHGKGFTVVADEVRKLAEQTSAATREIHGVIENVYASVRDSVDKMLTGNEMVEMGSQRVQEAGEVFKTITINIEELVEKMAQITRATITMSASIQNVAAASQEQAAIIEEENKMVEDLRQSAIVLDNMVQKFVV
- a CDS encoding tyrosine-type recombinase/integrase, yielding MASFKKRPNGTWQATIYVGRDSNGKQLFKYVTCDSLKEAKSKAREIEQEIEEGRFVHLDNTRVVAWIEKWMETKTLSPSTRATYKSYIKNHYTPYFGNLKLKQLNEIHIKRFMAEKSKTVSQASVRRMTSVLKTSLADVMKQKSPAKDIKLPKEEKYTPRVPNDKEMETIHNAVRGTRDEPIVLLAAWCGLRRGEIFALRWNDIDWNNGTLRVDEAKSINEDNLYEDKRPKSENGLREVIVPEYLMGLLEDMRKPKKRKRKKKDQEPTNIVEISNNSDHQIFNMRPDSYSSYWAAFVRNKKLPEIRFHDLRHYHASWLYARGIPDQYAAQRLGHDIRVLKTIYQHLGLDRQHEIDNNIRQMYDNQNKKEETRQTSE
- a CDS encoding LexA family protein, whose product is MGRYFDKGLFSKRLLELMVDNNDTTYSLGEHLHLSNATISRYTTGDIAPKIPTIEKIAEKYGVNPAWLTGTEGASKYVEKTMPSKKIPIIGAIAAGIPILAQENIDGYEYIPDNVSIDFCLRVKGDSMIGARILDGDIVYIRKQPQVENGEIAAVIIDNEEATLKRIYALNGSVILRAENPNYPDKVFSKKDMKQISIIGKAIFFKSEVR
- a CDS encoding helix-turn-helix domain-containing protein, encoding MAKKKRKYPELTALKGKIREMGTTYRKIAEEMGIGVNTLSDKINGFYAISGPEMEQIATILDINPKDVAYFFMPSYCKTQQRSA
- a CDS encoding aspartyl-phosphate phosphatase Spo0E family protein, which gives rise to MTLSDKLHQEQKKLCSMDINDPGILAQSQVVDELIVEYQREVMLCGNGQAVVGDGIQGSASRWCSWAGWLVGWYAVLSGSIY
- a CDS encoding DUF2800 domain-containing protein, producing MTAHAFLSASGSKRWMECPPSAMLEKQFKDVQSAYAAEGSFAHSLAELHLNLYLENISKHKFNSEWNKLQQNEFFSQEMIDYVDVYVGFAIERINAARARTKDAVIQIEQRLDYSPWVPNGFGTGDLITIADEIMEIADLKYGKGVPVSALDNPQMKLYALGAINQFNLLYDFQIVRMTIVQPRLDSISIAELSVKELLDWAENTVKPLAAMAIKGEGEFKAGNHCQFCKARFTCRARADKNLELAKLDFQDPPLLTIDEIAEVLAKAEELQKWAKDVSDYALDQAVNHDVKFPGWKLVEGRSKRVYSDEKEVANVLLAANYAEDIIYKPKELVGITAMEKALGKKKFGILLDGLIIKPAGKPVLVPESDKRPEICSTDSAKADFAEQIRSNRSAQN